One window of the Prinia subflava isolate CZ2003 ecotype Zambia chromosome 25, Cam_Psub_1.2, whole genome shotgun sequence genome contains the following:
- the RELT gene encoding tumor necrosis factor receptor superfamily member 19L isoform X1 has product MNGVTPLLRSPGVMKRSGMHWWLVTVLGVLSGPAQGPGSCSAPGRGTAGCRPGEEPTGDAAGPCRACPPGTFSPGDAPCAAHTQCRAGNRALLAAGTAASDSRCGACLPGFHSPGGESEPRGRCLPCAAAPRSTPGCPGRRRARSPGMAGRALGTNGTRVTLLGEEEEEEAAAAQAAVLTIVPVFCAMGLLGILVCNLLKKRGYHCTASKEPQPGGTGPSSVYQLEDANEDTIGVLVRLITEKKENAAALEELLKEHQRQQLMPPSCAPLNKLHLLPQFSPACHHQQHLHTVQGPAPCARCSQKWPEVLPPLGATKPGAHPSEVTILSIGRFRVSRIPEMRSEAAGEPLRGPLPAGSGMSPL; this is encoded by the exons ATGAATGGTGTGACTCCACTGCTGAG GTCTCCCGGGGTGATGAAGAGGAGCGGGATGCACTGGTGGCTTGTCACCGTCCTGGGG GTGCTGAGCGGGCCCGCGCAGGGGCCCGGGAGCTGCAGTGCCCCGGGGCGGGGGACAGCGGGATGCCGGCCCGGAGAGGAGCCCACCGGG GATGCAGCGGGGCCGTGCCGAGCGTGTCCCCCCGGCACCTTCTCGCCGGGGGACGCGCCCTGCGCCGCGCACACGCAGTGCCGGGCCGGGAACAGGGCGCTGCTGGCGGCGGGGACGGCGGCCAGCGACAGCCGCTGCGGAGCCTGCCTGCCGGG GTTTCACAGCCCCGGAGGGGAGAGCGAGCCCCGGGGCCGGTGCCTGCCTTGCGCCGCTGCCCCCcgcagcaccccggggtgcccaG GCCGGCGGCGAGCCCGCAGCCCCGGAATGGCGGGTCGGGCACTGGGAACCAACGGGACGCGGGTGACCCTGCtgggtgaggaagaggaggaggaggcagcagcagcacaggcagccgTGCTGACCATCGTCCCGGTCTTCTGTGCCATGGGATTGTTGGGAATCCTGGTCTGCAACCTGCTGAAGAAGAGGGGTTATCACTGCACCGCTAGCAAGGAGCCCCAGCCCGGCGGCACTG GTCCCAGCTCTGTCTACCAGCTGGAGGATGCCAACGAGGACACCATCGGGGTGCTGGTGCGGCTGATCACCGAGAAGAAAG AGAATGCAGCGgcgctggaggagctgctgaaggagcatCAGAGACAGCAGCTGATGCCACCGAGCTGTGCCCCCCTCAATAA gctgcacCTCTTGCCTCAATTTAGCCCCGcctgccaccaccagcagcacctgcacacGGTGCAGGGGCCGGCCCCATGTGCCCGCTGCAGCCAGAAGTGGCCCGAGGTGCTGCCGCCGCTCGGTGCCACCAAACCCGGAGCTCACCCCAGCGAGGTGACCATCCTGTCCATCGGCAG GTTCCGGGTGTCCCGGATCCCCGAGATGAGGAGCGAGGCGGCGGGGGAGCCCCTCCGCGGGCCCCTCCCCGCTGGCAGCGGGATGTCACCCCTGTGA
- the RELT gene encoding tumor necrosis factor receptor superfamily member 19L isoform X2 gives MKRSGMHWWLVTVLGVLSGPAQGPGSCSAPGRGTAGCRPGEEPTGDAAGPCRACPPGTFSPGDAPCAAHTQCRAGNRALLAAGTAASDSRCGACLPGFHSPGGESEPRGRCLPCAAAPRSTPGCPGRRRARSPGMAGRALGTNGTRVTLLGEEEEEEAAAAQAAVLTIVPVFCAMGLLGILVCNLLKKRGYHCTASKEPQPGGTGPSSVYQLEDANEDTIGVLVRLITEKKENAAALEELLKEHQRQQLMPPSCAPLNKLHLLPQFSPACHHQQHLHTVQGPAPCARCSQKWPEVLPPLGATKPGAHPSEVTILSIGRFRVSRIPEMRSEAAGEPLRGPLPAGSGMSPL, from the exons ATGAAGAGGAGCGGGATGCACTGGTGGCTTGTCACCGTCCTGGGG GTGCTGAGCGGGCCCGCGCAGGGGCCCGGGAGCTGCAGTGCCCCGGGGCGGGGGACAGCGGGATGCCGGCCCGGAGAGGAGCCCACCGGG GATGCAGCGGGGCCGTGCCGAGCGTGTCCCCCCGGCACCTTCTCGCCGGGGGACGCGCCCTGCGCCGCGCACACGCAGTGCCGGGCCGGGAACAGGGCGCTGCTGGCGGCGGGGACGGCGGCCAGCGACAGCCGCTGCGGAGCCTGCCTGCCGGG GTTTCACAGCCCCGGAGGGGAGAGCGAGCCCCGGGGCCGGTGCCTGCCTTGCGCCGCTGCCCCCcgcagcaccccggggtgcccaG GCCGGCGGCGAGCCCGCAGCCCCGGAATGGCGGGTCGGGCACTGGGAACCAACGGGACGCGGGTGACCCTGCtgggtgaggaagaggaggaggaggcagcagcagcacaggcagccgTGCTGACCATCGTCCCGGTCTTCTGTGCCATGGGATTGTTGGGAATCCTGGTCTGCAACCTGCTGAAGAAGAGGGGTTATCACTGCACCGCTAGCAAGGAGCCCCAGCCCGGCGGCACTG GTCCCAGCTCTGTCTACCAGCTGGAGGATGCCAACGAGGACACCATCGGGGTGCTGGTGCGGCTGATCACCGAGAAGAAAG AGAATGCAGCGgcgctggaggagctgctgaaggagcatCAGAGACAGCAGCTGATGCCACCGAGCTGTGCCCCCCTCAATAA gctgcacCTCTTGCCTCAATTTAGCCCCGcctgccaccaccagcagcacctgcacacGGTGCAGGGGCCGGCCCCATGTGCCCGCTGCAGCCAGAAGTGGCCCGAGGTGCTGCCGCCGCTCGGTGCCACCAAACCCGGAGCTCACCCCAGCGAGGTGACCATCCTGTCCATCGGCAG GTTCCGGGTGTCCCGGATCCCCGAGATGAGGAGCGAGGCGGCGGGGGAGCCCCTCCGCGGGCCCCTCCCCGCTGGCAGCGGGATGTCACCCCTGTGA
- the FAM168A gene encoding protein FAM168A isoform X2, with the protein MNPVYSPVQPGAPYGNPKNMAYTGYPTGYPTAAPAYNPNMYPTSSPGYAPATLLMKQAWPQTSSSCATEGTFHLPVDTGTENRTYQASSAAFRYTAGTPYKVPPTQSNNAPPPYSPSPNPYQTAMYPIRSAYPQQNLYTQGAYYTQPVYAAQPHVIHHTTVVQPNSIPSAIYPAPVAAPRTNGVAMGMVAGTTMAMSAGTLLTTPQHTAIGAHPVSVPTYRAQGTPTYSYVPPHW; encoded by the exons GTTATCCAACAGGCTATCCCACCGCTGCCCCAGCCTACAATCCCAACATGTATCCAACCAGCAGCCCCGGCTACGCCCCAG CCACACTTCTGATGAAGCAGGCCTGGCCCCAGACCTCCTCGTCCTGTGCCACCGAGGGCACCTTCCACCTCCCAGTGGACACCGGCACTGAGAACAGAACCTACCAGGCTTCTTCTGCAGCATTCA GGTACACCGCGGGCACTCCCTACAAGGTGCCGCCGACCCAGAGCAACAACGCCCCTCCTCCCTACTCGCCGTCCCCGAACCCGTACCAAACCGCGATGTACCCCATCAGAAGTGCCTACCCACAGCAGAACCTGTACACCCAG GGAGCTTACTACACCCAGCCCGTGTACGCGGCGCAGCCTCACGTCATCCACCACACCACGGTGGTGCAGCCCAACAGCATCCCCTCGGCCATCTACCCGGCGCCGGTGGCCGCGCCGCGCACCAACGGCGTGGCCATGGGCATGGTGGCGGGCACCACCATGGCCATGTCAGCAG GAACCTTGTTGACCACCCCCCAACACACCGCCATCGGAGCACATCCAGTGTCCGTGCCAACGTACAGGGCTCAAGGAACCCCCACCTACAGCTACGTACCTCCACACTGGTAA